From the Lolium rigidum isolate FL_2022 chromosome 2, APGP_CSIRO_Lrig_0.1, whole genome shotgun sequence genome, one window contains:
- the LOC124688794 gene encoding cinnamoyl-CoA reductase 1-like, which produces MPSIDNANDDGEIKPPEQQLVCVTGAGGFIGSWVVKELLLGGYRVRGTARDPADSKNAHLLALEGAEDRLTLCRADLLNYDSLRAAFSGCNGVFHVASPVSNDPELVPVAVEGTRNVISAAADAGVRRIVFTSSYGAVHMDPKRSPDAVLDETFWSDYEYCKQSGNLYCCAKMMAEITATEEAAKRGLELAVVVPSMTMGPMLQQALNFSSSHVARYLTGAKPTYPNAVAAYTDVRDVARAHVLAYERPDARGRYLCIGAVLHRAHFLNLLKDLFPQYSFTAKCEDDGKPMAKPYKFSNQRLRDLGLKFTPLAESLYETVTCLQKNGHLPLPAPVAPKRAYL; this is translated from the exons ATGCCGTCAATTGACAATGCCAACGACGACGGCGAGATCAAGCCGCCGGAGCAGCAGCTGGTTTGCGTGACGGGGGCAGGAGGCTTCATCGGGTCCTGGGTGGTGAAGGAGCTCCTCCTCGGTGGCTACCGCGTCAGGGGAACCGCCAGGGATCCCG CGGACAGCAAGAACGCGCACTTGCTGGCCCTGGAGGGAGCGGAGGACAGGCTCACCCTCTGCCGCGCCGACCTTCTCAACTATGATAGCCTCCGCGCCGCCTTCAGCGGGTGCAATGGCGTCTTCCACGTGGCCTCACCGGTGTCCAACGACCCT GAGCTCGTGCCGGTCGCCGTGGAAGGGACAAGGAACGTCATCagcgcggcggcggacgcgggagTTCGGCGCATCGTCTTCACTTCGTCCTACGGCGCCGTGCACATGGACCCCAAACGGAGCCCCGACGCCGTGCTCGACGAGACGTTCTGGAGCGACTACGAGTACTGCAAACAATCAGGC AACCTATACTGCTGTGCGAAGATGATGGCCGAGATCACGGCGACGGAGGAGGCAGCCAAGAGGGGCCTGGAGCTGGCGGTGGTGGTGCCGTCCATGACCATGGGACCCATGCTGCAGCAGGCGCTCAACTTCAGCAGCAGCCACGTCGCCCGCTACCTCACCGGCGCCAAGCCAACCTACCCCAACGCCGTCGCCGCCTACACCGACGTCCGCGACGTCGCCCGCGCCCACGTCCTAGCCTACGAGCGCCCCGACGCCCGCGGCCGCTACCTCTGCATCGGGGCCGTGCTGCACCGCGCCCACTTCCTCAACCTCCTGAAGGACCTCTTCCCGCAGTACTCCTTCACCGCCAA GTGCGAAGACGACGGCAAGCCCATGGCGAAGCCGTACAAGTTCTCCAACCAGAGGCTCAGGGACCTGGGATTAAAATTCACTCCGCTGGCGGAAAGTTTGTACGAGACCGTGACGTGCCTGCAAAAAAATGGCCACCTGCCTCTGCCCGCTCCCGTGGCGCCAAAGCGTGCATACCTATAA